The Candidatus Uhrbacteria bacterium genome has a segment encoding these proteins:
- a CDS encoding ABC transporter ATP-binding protein, giving the protein MSRLDASGIPRVPWRDLGRSYVRFLVLQWRANRGLTALRIFLQLLSATMQPLQIFFFGLLVAAITTGNADRVYSIVIGSALTYGLQKLADNLLQSKLADWGERSVTLAAHEAVYAHLAKIAPERLLAPDIRRDLDYVREDLWRIHSLPAYTEQLLRSIIQLVGAISLATTAPWWVMALVFGVAVFQMLDASFEAKNDLWASSWNSLDGRRIEYTKYVFMMGEDFRELRLLDAAPRLLARYREAAGRVLERFKKTGLSSAMARFILAFAQGVAYAVIIFLFAPQAFKNPALLGTLYVSLNLFGLVGEGLGGMTTAIARLAANAGILARVDHVFRIPVESNEGSQIPREKLVIEFKNVGYHYPGTQRFALRNLSLTLRENEHVAIVGENGAGKSTFLRLLAALDKPSEGEILLNGRPLDAYKPTEWRRAFHLLMQSGKLYQDFVEDNLLFGEPDARWAKHGLSVNRALKISGADAVVRELKDGMKTFIGDWVAPPGIEPRSVSGGQAQRLLIARTLVHGGRLIALDEPTSAMDALAETAFFEQLHENLKGKGIIYISHRFSTVRRANRIIVFENGTMMEDGSHEELLAKGGTYAKLYEEQAKWYN; this is encoded by the coding sequence ATGAGTCGATTGGATGCTTCTGGAATTCCCCGTGTTCCTTGGCGCGATCTCGGAAGGTCGTATGTTCGTTTTTTGGTTTTGCAGTGGCGGGCGAATCGGGGGCTAACAGCGCTGCGCATTTTTCTCCAGTTGCTCTCGGCGACGATGCAGCCGCTGCAGATTTTCTTTTTTGGTCTCTTGGTTGCCGCGATTACCACAGGTAATGCCGACCGCGTGTATTCCATCGTAATTGGTTCCGCGCTTACGTATGGATTGCAGAAACTGGCTGACAATCTCTTGCAGTCAAAGTTGGCAGATTGGGGAGAGCGCTCCGTGACATTGGCGGCGCATGAAGCGGTGTATGCGCATCTCGCTAAGATTGCGCCGGAACGTTTGCTCGCGCCCGATATTCGCCGCGATCTTGATTACGTACGTGAAGATTTGTGGCGCATTCATAGCTTGCCTGCATACACCGAGCAATTATTACGATCGATTATCCAGCTTGTTGGTGCGATTAGTTTGGCGACAACGGCACCTTGGTGGGTGATGGCGCTGGTGTTTGGCGTCGCGGTTTTCCAGATGCTCGATGCTTCATTTGAAGCTAAGAATGATTTGTGGGCCTCATCATGGAATTCTTTGGATGGGCGGCGCATTGAATACACAAAGTATGTCTTCATGATGGGCGAGGATTTTCGCGAGCTGCGCTTGCTTGATGCAGCGCCGCGTTTGCTTGCTCGATATCGAGAGGCGGCTGGTCGTGTGCTCGAGCGTTTCAAGAAAACCGGTTTGAGCAGCGCGATGGCGCGATTTATTTTAGCGTTCGCTCAGGGTGTTGCTTATGCGGTTATTATCTTTTTGTTTGCGCCGCAAGCGTTTAAAAATCCTGCGCTTCTCGGAACGCTTTATGTTTCTTTGAATTTGTTTGGATTGGTTGGAGAGGGTTTGGGCGGAATGACGACGGCGATCGCGAGACTTGCAGCGAATGCAGGGATTCTTGCGCGTGTTGATCACGTGTTCCGTATTCCGGTGGAATCAAATGAAGGAAGCCAGATTCCTCGAGAAAAATTAGTGATTGAGTTTAAAAACGTTGGCTATCATTATCCTGGTACGCAGCGATTCGCATTGCGAAATCTTTCCCTTACGTTGCGAGAGAATGAGCATGTCGCGATTGTGGGGGAGAATGGCGCAGGAAAGTCGACGTTTCTCCGTTTACTCGCGGCGCTTGATAAACCGAGTGAAGGAGAGATTTTGTTGAATGGTAGGCCGCTCGATGCTTATAAGCCGACCGAATGGCGCCGGGCATTTCATTTGCTGATGCAGAGCGGAAAGCTGTATCAAGATTTTGTGGAGGATAATTTGTTATTTGGCGAGCCGGATGCACGTTGGGCCAAGCATGGGCTTTCGGTAAATCGCGCACTGAAAATTTCTGGCGCGGATGCGGTGGTGCGGGAATTGAAGGATGGTATGAAAACATTTATCGGCGATTGGGTTGCGCCGCCTGGAATCGAGCCGCGCAGTGTTTCTGGCGGACAAGCGCAGCGTTTATTGATTGCGCGAACACTCGTGCATGGCGGACGATTGATTGCGCTCGATGAGCCGACTTCTGCTATGGACGCCTTGGCTGAAACGGCCTTTTTTGAGCAGCTGCACGAAAATTTGAAAGGAAAGGGGATTATCTATATTTCCCATCGATTCTCTACGGTACGTCGGGCTAATCGTATTATTGTGTTTGAGAATGGAACGATGATGGAGGATGGTTCGCATGAGGAGCTGCTCGCTAAAGGAGGAACGTATGCCAAGCTCTATGAGGAGCAGGCTAAGTGGTATAACTAA
- a CDS encoding insulinase family protein — METRALDGYGKPVTMTTLDNGTTVISFEQKKLQVTSFLLTFATGSMHDTIPGDAHYLEHMVMEGPSRGGIHPVLLDFESRGMTGLVAETGRNFTRYGATTYVEHAPELLTRLFQIVTRPEFGNTEVENERPIIISEYRQNRFHEFFLETERLLIPECRTWNHRGTGDEESIARIQPEGLKARHADTYTAANLLVLAYGKVNHAELVEEVERLSCELPRGSVRTVTRCWNKVDNGRYEYKRPFFNSTQLSLVFDGTHVEDLITRIRFSFFVDLLFGPTRGSLFKELRVNRKLAYMTSGTTCPLPLSTFEVTLRGIDPARADEAESCICDILQGHADNGFDATAIEYARTDQLLKKLAKPSKPSFGELEEDWLYGNLGKNPDGVAAIRSLHDDGLRDIVRAIYDPKRYTRFLLLPE, encoded by the coding sequence TTGGAAACCAGGGCACTGGATGGGTATGGCAAGCCAGTCACGATGACGACGCTCGACAACGGCACGACCGTCATCTCGTTTGAGCAGAAAAAGCTACAAGTCACGAGCTTTCTACTCACCTTTGCGACTGGATCAATGCACGACACCATTCCGGGTGACGCTCACTACCTCGAGCACATGGTGATGGAAGGTCCGTCTCGCGGCGGTATCCATCCTGTCCTCCTTGACTTCGAATCCCGTGGAATGACGGGGCTCGTCGCGGAAACAGGTCGTAACTTCACACGTTATGGTGCAACAACATACGTCGAGCATGCACCGGAGCTGCTAACGCGGCTGTTCCAGATCGTCACTCGACCAGAATTCGGAAATACGGAAGTGGAAAACGAGAGACCGATCATCATCTCGGAATATCGTCAGAACCGCTTCCATGAATTTTTCCTGGAGACCGAGCGCCTGTTGATTCCCGAATGCCGTACGTGGAATCACCGAGGCACGGGCGACGAAGAAAGCATCGCCCGCATCCAGCCGGAAGGACTGAAAGCACGACACGCGGATACATATACCGCTGCAAACCTGCTCGTGCTCGCATACGGCAAAGTCAATCATGCCGAGCTCGTAGAAGAGGTGGAACGTCTCTCATGCGAGCTTCCGCGTGGATCCGTACGTACCGTTACTCGATGCTGGAACAAGGTCGACAACGGCAGGTACGAATACAAGCGACCCTTCTTCAATTCTACCCAGCTCTCGCTGGTGTTCGATGGAACACACGTAGAAGACTTGATCACAAGAATCCGTTTCTCGTTCTTCGTTGATCTGCTCTTCGGACCAACCAGGGGCAGCTTGTTCAAAGAGCTGCGTGTGAATCGCAAGCTCGCCTACATGACATCGGGAACAACCTGCCCGCTTCCCTTGAGTACATTCGAAGTGACTCTTAGGGGAATCGATCCTGCTCGCGCGGATGAAGCAGAGTCCTGTATCTGCGACATCCTGCAGGGACACGCAGACAACGGATTCGATGCGACAGCCATCGAATACGCCCGTACGGACCAGCTCCTGAAAAAGCTGGCAAAACCAAGCAAGCCGTCATTCGGCGAGCTAGAAGAAGACTGGCTCTACGGCAACCTCGGAAAAAACCCTGATGGCGTTGCCGCAATCCGCTCTCTGCACGACGACGGTCTACGCGACATTGTGCGCGCGATCTACGACCCCAAACGCTATACACGCTTTCTCCTCCTTCCGGAGTAA
- the rpsJ gene encoding 30S ribosomal protein S10: protein MSDTKSKSAASKEAAGGHRVRIKIRAYDHKIIDQATRTIIETAERSGAKVVGPVPLPTEKKKWTVNRSTFVHKNAREQFEMRIHKRIVDILDPNAKTIDALTSLNLPAGVDVEIKM from the coding sequence ATGTCCGACACCAAATCCAAGTCGGCCGCTTCCAAGGAAGCCGCCGGCGGCCACCGAGTCCGAATCAAGATTCGTGCGTACGACCACAAGATCATCGATCAGGCCACGCGTACGATCATTGAGACAGCCGAGCGCTCCGGCGCAAAAGTTGTCGGTCCGGTGCCTCTTCCGACCGAGAAGAAAAAGTGGACGGTTAACCGTTCCACCTTCGTTCACAAGAACGCTCGTGAACAATTCGAAATGCGAATCCACAAGCGTATCGTGGACATCCTCGACCCGAACGCAAAGACGATCGACGCTCTGACGTCGCTCAACTTGCCAGCCGGTGTCGATGTGGAGATCAAGATGTAG
- the rplC gene encoding 50S ribosomal protein L3 has protein sequence MKFILGEKLEMSQVYAADGTVVPVTLVKAGPCIVTQVKTAEKHGVTAVQIGFQNHKNATKPEAGHLKDLPPMRVLRDFRVESDSSLKRGDAIEAGIFQPGETVHVVGQSKGKGFQGVVKRHGFHGHPKSHGHKDQERMPGSIGAGGPQHVFKGRRMAGHMGDERVTIKNLEVVEIREGGIIALKGAVPGARHAIIEIHSA, from the coding sequence ATGAAATTCATTCTGGGCGAAAAACTCGAGATGTCGCAGGTCTATGCGGCGGACGGCACGGTTGTACCCGTGACGCTCGTGAAAGCTGGACCGTGCATCGTGACGCAAGTCAAAACTGCCGAAAAGCACGGTGTTACAGCCGTGCAGATCGGTTTTCAAAATCATAAGAACGCAACCAAGCCGGAAGCAGGTCACTTGAAGGACTTGCCCCCGATGCGCGTCTTGCGCGATTTCCGTGTCGAGAGCGATTCCTCGCTCAAGCGCGGCGACGCGATCGAGGCGGGTATCTTTCAGCCGGGCGAAACCGTTCATGTCGTTGGCCAGTCCAAGGGCAAAGGTTTCCAGGGTGTCGTGAAGCGTCATGGCTTTCACGGTCATCCAAAGTCTCACGGTCACAAGGACCAGGAGCGTATGCCAGGTTCGATCGGTGCCGGTGGTCCGCAGCACGTATTCAAGGGACGCCGCATGGCTGGTCACATGGGTGACGAGCGCGTGACGATCAAGAACCTTGAAGTCGTCGAGATCCGTGAGGGCGGCATTATCGCTCTCAAGGGTGCGGTACCAGGTGCGCGCCACGCCATTATTGAAATCCACTCCGCCTAA
- the rplD gene encoding 50S ribosomal protein L4 — translation MTSISIYNQDGKAVGELALNEALFGIKPNKALVHEVMVAQRNNARRAIANTKTKGEVRGGGKKPWKQKGTGRARQGSIRNPQWIGGGIAFGPTSERNFSQKVNKKAKRTALLMALSDKVLDKKMIAIEAIKTDAPKTKVMAEMIKKLPLDRNTLLVASASNPSLLRMVRNIPNVKLVTANSVNLNDVLTYRSVAFLKDAVAAFEKIYA, via the coding sequence ATGACGAGCATTTCTATCTACAACCAGGACGGCAAGGCCGTTGGTGAACTCGCTCTCAACGAGGCGTTGTTTGGTATCAAGCCTAACAAGGCATTGGTACACGAGGTCATGGTTGCCCAGCGCAACAATGCCCGCCGCGCGATTGCTAACACCAAGACCAAGGGTGAAGTACGCGGTGGTGGTAAGAAGCCGTGGAAGCAGAAGGGTACGGGCCGCGCTCGTCAGGGTTCCATCCGCAACCCGCAGTGGATTGGCGGTGGTATCGCTTTTGGTCCAACTTCCGAACGCAATTTTTCCCAGAAAGTAAACAAGAAGGCCAAGCGCACAGCGCTCCTCATGGCTTTGTCTGACAAGGTTCTCGACAAGAAGATGATTGCTATTGAAGCGATCAAGACCGACGCGCCTAAGACCAAGGTCATGGCCGAGATGATCAAGAAGTTGCCGCTTGATCGCAACACGCTTTTGGTTGCATCCGCTTCCAATCCGTCCTTGCTCCGCATGGTCCGCAACATTCCTAACGTTAAACTCGTGACCGCTAACAGCGTGAACTTGAATGACGTTCTTACCTATCGCTCGGTCGCCTTCCTCAAGGACGCGGTCGCTGCGTTTGAGAAGATTTACGCCTAA
- the rplW gene encoding 50S ribosomal protein L23 yields MAIRLLTKPHVSEKAARLADTGTYVFDVPMSAEKVSIRKAVESLYNVHVEGVRIIRVAGKPMRRGKRVSFRRDVKKALVTLKKGETLSLYEGV; encoded by the coding sequence ATGGCGATCCGTCTTCTTACCAAGCCGCATGTCAGTGAAAAGGCTGCTCGCCTTGCTGACACTGGTACGTATGTCTTTGATGTTCCGATGAGCGCCGAAAAGGTGTCCATCCGCAAGGCTGTTGAATCGCTTTACAACGTTCATGTTGAAGGCGTCCGCATTATCCGCGTCGCCGGTAAACCGATGCGCCGCGGTAAGCGCGTCAGCTTCCGCCGCGATGTTAAAAAGGCTCTTGTCACCTTGAAGAAGGGTGAGACGCTTAGCCTGTACGAAGGAGTCTAA
- the rplB gene encoding 50S ribosomal protein L2 — protein sequence MPIKKIRPNHAGSRNLSVQSFADVTSTEPDKSLISFRKSNAGRSLGKIAVRHQGGGARRYLRDVDFKRTRFDIPATVKTIEYDPNRGARIALINYKDGVKSYILAPENLKVGDVVVSSMNEAEINVGNRLPLSKIPLGALVHSVELAPGKGGQLGHGAGSRIEFMALEDDWAALKLPSGEVRRVPKTCMATIGTVSNPDWHLVRWGKAGRMRHRGIKPTVRGKVMNPVDHPHGGGEGKHPIGMKYAKTKWGKHALGVKTRKRNLSSNKLIISRRKGKTL from the coding sequence ATGCCTATCAAGAAAATCCGCCCGAATCACGCCGGGTCGCGAAATCTCTCGGTGCAGAGCTTTGCCGACGTCACCTCGACGGAACCGGACAAGTCTCTCATCTCATTCCGCAAATCCAATGCGGGTCGTTCGCTTGGAAAAATCGCTGTCCGTCATCAAGGCGGCGGTGCTCGTCGCTATCTTCGTGATGTCGACTTCAAGCGCACCCGTTTTGATATTCCGGCTACGGTGAAGACCATCGAGTACGATCCGAACCGCGGAGCGCGTATTGCGTTGATCAACTACAAGGATGGTGTGAAGAGCTATATCCTTGCTCCGGAGAATTTGAAGGTGGGGGATGTTGTCGTCTCCTCGATGAACGAGGCAGAAATCAACGTTGGCAACCGTTTGCCGCTTTCCAAGATTCCGCTGGGTGCCTTAGTGCACTCCGTTGAACTCGCTCCAGGTAAGGGCGGTCAGCTTGGACATGGTGCCGGTTCACGTATTGAGTTCATGGCCCTTGAAGACGATTGGGCTGCATTGAAACTTCCATCCGGTGAAGTGCGCCGCGTTCCTAAGACCTGTATGGCCACGATCGGTACGGTATCCAACCCGGACTGGCACTTGGTCCGATGGGGTAAGGCCGGCCGCATGCGCCATCGCGGCATTAAGCCGACGGTTCGCGGTAAGGTCATGAACCCGGTTGATCACCCGCACGGTGGTGGTGAAGGTAAGCATCCGATCGGTATGAAGTACGCCAAGACCAAGTGGGGCAAGCACGCCCTCGGCGTCAAGACACGCAAGCGCAATCTCTCCAGCAATAAACTCATTATCTCGCGCCGTAAGGGTAAGACCCTCTAA
- the rpsS gene encoding 30S ribosomal protein S19 — protein sequence MSRSLKKGPFTDEKLLAKVKKAGPGSKTVIKTWSRASTITPEMVGMTFGVHNGKLHIPVHVVENMVGHKLGEFSLTRKFTRHGGKLAKTDAAAPAAAAAPAPAAKK from the coding sequence ATGTCACGAAGTCTCAAAAAGGGCCCGTTCACCGACGAGAAGCTTCTCGCCAAGGTGAAGAAAGCCGGCCCCGGATCCAAGACCGTCATCAAGACCTGGTCGCGCGCATCCACGATTACCCCAGAAATGGTCGGTATGACGTTTGGCGTACACAATGGCAAATTGCACATCCCGGTGCATGTCGTTGAGAACATGGTCGGCCATAAGCTGGGTGAGTTTTCCCTGACGCGCAAGTTTACCCGCCACGGAGGCAAGTTGGCCAAGACCGACGCTGCCGCTCCGGCTGCTGCCGCTGCTCCGGCTCCGGCTGCCAAGAAATAA
- the rplV gene encoding 50S ribosomal protein L22 gives MDVHASLRFLRMSPRKVRLVVDAVRGMSVMAAETKLTFLPKLAATPVHKLLRSAIANAEHNFHLKPEDLFIKTIVADGGPTLKRSRARAFGRAAPIRKRTTHITLVLSNDAREVKAKKKAPAKAKKAPVKTETK, from the coding sequence ATGGATGTACACGCTTCCCTCCGTTTTCTCCGCATGTCGCCCCGCAAGGTCCGACTCGTGGTTGATGCTGTCCGCGGCATGTCTGTTATGGCTGCCGAGACCAAGCTCACATTCTTGCCAAAGCTCGCTGCTACTCCGGTACACAAGCTTTTGCGCTCCGCTATCGCTAACGCCGAGCACAATTTTCATCTTAAGCCAGAGGATCTCTTCATTAAGACCATCGTCGCTGACGGCGGTCCGACTTTGAAGCGCTCCCGCGCCCGCGCCTTTGGCCGTGCGGCTCCGATCCGCAAGCGCACGACGCACATCACGCTCGTGCTCTCTAACGATGCACGCGAAGTAAAGGCAAAGAAGAAGGCACCGGCCAAGGCTAAGAAGGCCCCGGTTAAGACGGAAACCAAATAA
- the rpsC gene encoding 30S ribosomal protein S3 — protein MGHKVNPKVFRLGTTVTWPSRWMARDDAYRANLRQDLAIRDFLKKDLKDAAISRIEIERSRGTMAVTVHSAKPGLVIGRSGEGADGLKKKLLKKFFPSKAKSVQLAVNVVEIGRPSLDAALVVQGVIADLERRMPFRRVLKMSIERVKKGGALGVKVAVSGRLNGAEIARREWLAWGKIPLTNLRADIDYAADAARTMAGAIGVKVWIYRGDVFAQDRLNQYQPTTPSRGRGGRDGDRGPRSAPRAPRGEAASFAPTDKPETAPAA, from the coding sequence ATGGGACATAAAGTAAATCCTAAAGTTTTCCGCCTCGGCACTACGGTCACTTGGCCGTCGCGCTGGATGGCTCGTGACGATGCGTATCGCGCCAACTTGCGCCAGGATTTGGCGATCCGCGACTTCCTCAAGAAGGATCTCAAGGATGCAGCGATTAGCCGTATTGAAATCGAGCGCTCGCGCGGCACGATGGCTGTAACGGTGCACTCGGCTAAGCCGGGTCTCGTGATCGGCCGTTCCGGTGAAGGCGCTGACGGACTCAAGAAGAAGCTTCTCAAGAAGTTTTTCCCGAGCAAGGCCAAGAGCGTCCAGCTCGCCGTTAACGTCGTCGAGATCGGACGTCCGTCTCTTGATGCCGCTCTCGTCGTCCAGGGCGTGATTGCCGACCTTGAGCGCCGCATGCCATTCCGCCGCGTCCTCAAGATGTCGATCGAACGCGTGAAAAAGGGCGGAGCCCTTGGCGTGAAGGTTGCCGTCTCCGGCCGTTTGAACGGTGCAGAAATTGCCCGCCGCGAATGGTTGGCTTGGGGCAAGATTCCGCTCACGAACCTCCGCGCTGATATCGACTACGCTGCTGATGCCGCCCGCACGATGGCTGGTGCTATCGGTGTAAAAGTCTGGATCTATCGCGGCGACGTGTTTGCCCAGGATCGTTTGAACCAGTATCAGCCGACAACTCCTTCCCGTGGCCGCGGTGGTCGCGATGGAGATCGCGGACCTCGCTCCGCCCCGCGCGCTCCGCGTGGTGAAGCCGCTTCATTCGCCCCAACGGATAAGCCGGAAACGGCTCCCGCTGCCTAA
- the rplP gene encoding 50S ribosomal protein L16, with amino-acid sequence MLIPKKVKHRKWHKGRARNIRTATTKLELSFGSFGLKAMTPAWLSSQEIEAGRRVLTRYIKKGGKVWIRVFPDKPITKKGNEVPMGSGKGAVDHYVAVVRPGTVIYEMDGIPADQAKIALQSAAYKLSPVCKFISN; translated from the coding sequence ATGTTGATTCCAAAAAAAGTCAAACACCGCAAGTGGCACAAGGGCCGCGCGCGTAACATCCGCACAGCGACAACCAAGCTTGAACTCTCGTTTGGAAGCTTCGGCCTCAAGGCGATGACGCCAGCCTGGCTCTCGAGTCAGGAGATCGAAGCAGGCCGCCGTGTTCTCACTCGCTACATCAAGAAGGGTGGAAAGGTCTGGATCCGCGTTTTCCCGGACAAGCCGATCACCAAGAAGGGTAACGAAGTGCCGATGGGATCCGGTAAAGGTGCGGTTGACCACTATGTCGCCGTCGTCCGACCGGGCACCGTGATTTACGAAATGGATGGTATTCCGGCCGATCAGGCTAAGATTGCACTTCAAAGTGCGGCCTATAAGCTCTCGCCGGTGTGCAAGTTCATTAGCAACTAG
- the rpmC gene encoding 50S ribosomal protein L29 — protein MSKELQQKSAAELSRDAADLRSSIRELRFKIATRQHGKVRDMRLKKRDLARLLTALATKPKSEITLA, from the coding sequence ATGTCTAAAGAACTTCAGCAGAAGTCCGCCGCCGAGCTTAGCCGCGACGCCGCCGACCTGCGCAGCTCGATCCGTGAACTCCGGTTCAAGATCGCGACCCGTCAGCACGGAAAAGTCCGCGACATGCGCCTCAAGAAGCGCGACCTCGCACGACTCCTCACCGCTCTCGCCACAAAGCCAAAGTCCGAGATCACTCTTGCCTAA
- the rpsQ gene encoding 30S ribosomal protein S17, whose protein sequence is MKSTNTQPSAKAEGQPRRLQGVVVSTAMQKTAVVRVDRRVAHAKYGKYFTISNKFKIHDPESACKLGDVVEFQETRPISKDKHFKYLSTVSAA, encoded by the coding sequence ATGAAATCCACTAACACACAACCTTCCGCGAAAGCCGAAGGCCAACCACGCCGCCTCCAAGGTGTTGTCGTTTCCACGGCAATGCAGAAGACGGCTGTGGTCCGCGTGGATCGCCGCGTGGCTCATGCGAAGTACGGCAAGTACTTCACGATTTCCAATAAGTTCAAGATCCATGACCCGGAGAGCGCTTGCAAACTGGGTGATGTCGTCGAGTTCCAGGAAACGCGTCCGATCTCCAAGGACAAGCATTTCAAGTATTTGTCCACGGTTTCCGCTGCCTAA
- the rplN gene encoding 50S ribosomal protein L14 — MVQHRSMLAVADNTGAKLLQVIQVTGGYKKRYAVLGDVVTCVVKIADPRGTVKKSDVVKAVLVRTRKETRRPDGTYIRFDENAGVIVDLKNKEPKGTRIFGPVARELRGRGYAKIVSLAPEVL; from the coding sequence ATGGTTCAACATCGCTCTATGCTCGCCGTGGCAGACAACACGGGAGCCAAACTCCTCCAGGTGATCCAGGTCACTGGCGGTTACAAGAAGCGCTACGCCGTACTCGGTGACGTTGTGACGTGTGTCGTCAAAATTGCCGACCCGCGTGGCACCGTAAAGAAGTCGGATGTCGTTAAGGCGGTTCTCGTGCGTACGCGCAAAGAGACGCGCCGCCCGGACGGCACATATATTCGTTTCGATGAAAACGCCGGTGTTATCGTCGATCTCAAGAACAAGGAACCCAAGGGTACGCGTATCTTTGGACCTGTTGCGCGTGAATTGCGCGGTCGTGGCTATGCCAAGATCGTGTCGCTTGCGCCGGAAGTCCTCTAA
- a CDS encoding 50S ribosomal protein L24, whose product MIKLQLKTGDEVIVIAGKNKGKKGKVVQTLPKLNRVVIEGVNMTKRHMRSRRSEDKGQVIEFAMPIHASNVQPVGSNGKPMRHSKARKTA is encoded by the coding sequence ATGATCAAACTCCAACTCAAAACGGGTGACGAAGTCATCGTCATTGCCGGAAAGAACAAGGGGAAGAAGGGGAAAGTCGTGCAAACGCTTCCCAAGCTTAACCGTGTCGTGATCGAAGGCGTGAACATGACCAAGCGCCACATGCGCTCGCGTCGTTCCGAGGACAAAGGCCAGGTGATCGAGTTTGCCATGCCGATCCACGCTTCAAACGTGCAGCCCGTTGGTTCCAACGGTAAACCGATGCGCCACTCCAAGGCGCGTAAGACTGCCTAA
- the rplE gene encoding 50S ribosomal protein L5, whose protein sequence is MTLQERYNKEIVPALTKEFGIENRMAVPKVTSVTVSVGLSQGIKDPKVLEMVEATLRRITGQKPVKTKAKKSIASFKIREGMIVGMMVTIRGKRMWDFLTRFTQFTFPRIRDFRGISKQGIDGRGNFSIGFRENLAFPEIRPDEVERVHGLQVTVSTTAGTRERGEALLRALGFPFNN, encoded by the coding sequence ATGACACTTCAAGAACGCTACAATAAGGAGATCGTTCCGGCTCTTACCAAGGAGTTCGGAATCGAGAACCGCATGGCCGTCCCGAAGGTCACGTCGGTTACGGTTTCTGTCGGCTTGTCGCAAGGCATCAAGGATCCGAAGGTGCTTGAGATGGTTGAGGCAACGCTCCGCCGCATCACCGGACAGAAGCCGGTGAAGACCAAGGCAAAAAAGTCCATCGCGAGCTTTAAAATCCGTGAAGGTATGATCGTCGGTATGATGGTCACGATTCGCGGCAAGCGCATGTGGGATTTTCTCACCCGCTTCACCCAGTTCACATTCCCTCGCATCCGCGACTTCCGCGGTATTTCAAAGCAGGGCATTGATGGCCGCGGCAACTTCTCGATCGGCTTCCGTGAGAACCTCGCGTTCCCGGAAATCCGCCCGGATGAAGTCGAACGCGTGCATGGCCTCCAAGTCACCGTGTCCACCACGGCCGGAACCCGCGAGCGCGGCGAAGCGCTCCTGCGCGCTCTCGGTTTCCCATTCAACAACTAG
- a CDS encoding type Z 30S ribosomal protein S14 codes for MATQAQIAKSLRKPKFSTREVRRCWRCGRKHAFMRDFGICRICFRELANRGELPGVTKSSW; via the coding sequence ATGGCTACTCAAGCGCAAATCGCCAAGTCACTTCGTAAACCGAAGTTCTCTACACGTGAGGTCCGCCGTTGCTGGCGCTGCGGCCGTAAGCACGCTTTCATGCGCGACTTCGGCATCTGCCGCATCTGCTTCCGCGAACTGGCCAACCGTGGCGAGCTTCCGGGTGTGACCAAATCGAGCTGGTAA
- the rpsH gene encoding 30S ribosomal protein S8, which yields MYTDPISDFLTRIRNAYAAGLDTMSVPGSRIKLSIAKVLEREGFIASVKESSEGPKKSLEVTLKYDGKVPALRSIDRISTPGRRVYSKSIELRPVLSGQGIAILSTSAGIMTNREARRRKLGGEVLCEVS from the coding sequence ATGTATACCGATCCAATTAGCGACTTTCTGACCCGCATTCGCAACGCGTATGCGGCCGGACTCGACACGATGAGCGTGCCGGGTTCGCGTATCAAACTTTCGATCGCCAAAGTGCTCGAGCGCGAAGGTTTTATCGCCAGCGTCAAAGAATCTTCCGAAGGACCAAAGAAATCCTTGGAAGTGACCTTGAAGTATGACGGTAAGGTTCCAGCACTCCGATCGATCGACCGTATCTCCACGCCAGGTCGCCGCGTGTATTCCAAATCGATTGAACTGCGTCCGGTTTTGTCCGGCCAGGGTATTGCGATTCTGTCGACGTCGGCAGGTATCATGACCAACCGCGAGGCTCGCCGCCGCAAGCTCGGTGGAGAAGTTCTCTGCGAAGTTTCCTAA